In Gemmatimonadaceae bacterium, the following are encoded in one genomic region:
- a CDS encoding alpha-L-fucosidase yields MDRREFATRMSAAAAALVVGDRLRLDAPAADRMAWWREARFGMFIHLGLYSRPGGEWKGRMTGSHEWMRNNAKIPHEEYIALAPQFNPTAFDADALVRLAKAAGQKYVVFTTKHHEGFSLFDSTVSAYDVMATPYRRDIARDVATACRRHGLRLGWYYSIMDWYHPDYLPRRDWEQRDATGADFTRYLTFMQAQLRELLTQYGDVSVLWFDGQWESTWTHALAVELEAFCRRFAPGVVINDRIDVGVPTDLPPGSTYRRAGDYTTPELMVPEKGMPGVDWESCMTMNDNWGYAKDDPKWKSVPTLVKLLVETASKGGNLLLNVGPDGDGRVPQPSIDGLEGIAAWMRRNPGAIHGTRASPFADAPVRITAKGNRLHLFIDEWKGGALTLPGLRTAPRRAVLLEDPSLRLSSAVTPAGVTVTLPERGPGTLVPVVALDFDGQGGRCFVGGRNC; encoded by the coding sequence ATGGACCGCAGAGAGTTCGCGACGAGAATGAGTGCCGCCGCCGCCGCGCTGGTGGTCGGGGACCGGCTGCGCCTGGACGCACCGGCGGCGGACCGGATGGCGTGGTGGCGGGAGGCGCGGTTCGGGATGTTCATCCACCTGGGCCTCTATTCCCGGCCCGGTGGCGAATGGAAGGGGCGCATGACCGGCTCGCACGAGTGGATGCGCAACAACGCGAAGATCCCGCACGAGGAGTACATCGCCCTCGCCCCGCAGTTCAACCCCACCGCCTTCGACGCCGACGCCCTGGTGCGCCTGGCGAAGGCGGCAGGGCAGAAGTACGTCGTCTTCACGACCAAGCACCACGAGGGGTTCTCACTCTTCGACTCGACGGTGAGCGCCTACGACGTGATGGCCACGCCGTACCGCCGCGACATCGCACGCGACGTGGCCACCGCCTGCCGGCGCCACGGCCTGCGGCTCGGGTGGTACTACTCGATCATGGACTGGTACCACCCCGACTACCTCCCGCGGCGTGACTGGGAGCAGCGTGACGCCACCGGTGCCGACTTCACGCGCTACCTCACCTTCATGCAGGCGCAACTCCGCGAGCTGCTCACGCAGTACGGGGACGTGTCGGTGCTCTGGTTCGACGGCCAGTGGGAGAGCACCTGGACCCACGCGCTGGCGGTGGAGCTGGAGGCGTTCTGCCGGCGCTTCGCGCCCGGTGTCGTCATCAACGACCGCATCGACGTCGGCGTCCCCACCGACCTCCCGCCTGGCAGCACCTATCGCCGGGCCGGTGACTACACGACACCCGAGCTGATGGTGCCCGAGAAAGGGATGCCCGGCGTGGACTGGGAGTCGTGCATGACCATGAACGACAACTGGGGCTACGCGAAGGACGACCCGAAGTGGAAGAGCGTGCCAACGCTGGTGAAGCTGCTGGTCGAGACGGCGTCCAAGGGGGGCAACCTGCTGCTCAACGTCGGCCCCGACGGCGACGGCCGCGTGCCGCAGCCGAGCATCGACGGGCTGGAGGGGATCGCGGCCTGGATGCGGCGCAATCCCGGCGCCATCCACGGCACGCGCGCCTCACCGTTCGCGGACGCCCCCGTCCGCATCACGGCGAAGGGCAACCGCCTTCACCTCTTCATCGACGAGTGGAAGGGCGGGGCGCTCACGCTGCCGGGCCTGCGCACCGCACCACGCCGCGCCGTCCTGCTCGAGGATCCGTCGCTGCGTCTCAGCTCTGCTGTCACACCAGCAGGCGTCACGGTCACGCTCCCTGAACGTGGGCCCGGAACGCTGGTGCCAGTCGTCGCGCTCGACTTCGATGGACAGGGAGGTCGGTGCTTCGTCGGCGGTCGGAACTGCTGA
- a CDS encoding Lrp/AsnC family transcriptional regulator: MDSLDHRLISLLRDNARLSVAQLAVLLGVSRATVQNRIDRLVEHRVLLGFTVRTTSEAAAHRVRAVMMIAVDGDRSDAILKELRGYPEVRALHTTNGRWDIVAELGTDTLETFDAALRSIRTIKGIANSETSLLLSTHKI, translated from the coding sequence ATGGACTCGCTCGACCACCGCCTGATCTCGCTCCTCCGCGACAACGCGCGGCTCTCGGTCGCCCAGCTCGCGGTGCTGCTCGGCGTCTCCCGCGCCACGGTCCAGAACCGCATCGACCGCCTGGTCGAGCACCGCGTGCTGCTCGGCTTCACCGTCCGCACCACCTCCGAAGCCGCTGCGCACCGCGTGCGGGCCGTGATGATGATCGCCGTCGACGGAGACCGCTCGGACGCGATCCTCAAGGAGCTGCGCGGCTACCCCGAGGTCCGCGCCCTGCACACGACCAACGGACGCTGGGACATCGTCGCGGAACTCGGCACCGACACGCTCGAGACCTTCGACGCCGCGCTACGCAGCATCCGGACGATCAAGGGGATCGCGAACTCCGAAACCTCACTGCTGCTGTCGACGCACAAGATCTAG